CTCGTATCCCCCAAATACTGATAAATGCAAACAGCACCCCTCAGTCCCCATCATGAACAATGCCCCCTGTAGGTACAATGTATTGAATGTGGGATAATAGTGGTAAAATAACGTatcatctttctctctctttctccaatCCTTGCGTCCTCTGTCTCAAGCACCGTAAACACTCTCATTACTGTATGTCATGTACAGGAACAGGTCTTCCTCGTGGTGTTCCTGAAAACAGACAGAGGTGATACATTTAGATCAGAAATTGTAttcatgtatttttaaattgtatattaGTTTAGATtcaaattataaagtaaaaaagtgTGTGCATATAGACTACTGTTCAAGCGTTTAGGGTCAGTCTCAAActgcatgtatcaaactgccagtcACATGATTTTGATGAGTGTTTTTAGAAACgttacaaaatttcaatggttcatgtgactttgtaaagaaataaagtcgttattttgtttttttttggcgcacaaaaagtattctcgtctcttcataacattaaggttgaaccactatagtcacatgaactgtttttaaatatgtctttagcaactttctgggcatttgaaaatgttaattatcttgctggcaatggaggcctcactgagccattggattttatcaaaaatatcttaattgtgttctgaacatgaacgaaggtcttacggttgtaGAACGACATAAGGTtgagtaattttaattttgggtgaactaaccctttaactatatCACATTTTATaggtttttgtctttgtttttttattcatgactttatttattaatcatGTACTAattaaaaagaacatttatacactgcccagcccaacaaaaaaaaaaaaaaaaactggatttggatttaaataggcaaatgcttttttacagtgattattatgtttctagcatgttttatgtttggcaacagCTCTTCTAACCCTAAAcaatggagtgtgtagcttttcatttcttaaacaaacaTGTATTAAGATGTATCATGACAATATTTTAGGATGAAAAtgtcatcaggctcaaattgtgaaataaatagttgggagggagcataaagaatcattttcacacatgaattggcaacTCTGAGTCcaaccttaaattcattgaatgtgtttgggatgtgctggaggagactttacagagtgctcacctcttgcattgtcaatacaagatcttgactgAAAAACTATGCACCTCctgatgaaaataaatgttgtgatgttatttccatcaagaggtgcatcgatttttggtcaagatcttgtattaaCAATGCAAGACtcaagcactctgtaaagtctcccccagcacatcccaaagtaTGTCaccaaacatataacatactagaaacataataatcactgcaataatgatccaatcatagactcttaagcatttgcctattaaaatccaagccgaaatttatttttttggggcCAGGCAAATATGAGTATCTTACTCAGAACTAGTAAAGAGGGGTGCTTGAGTTACCTCATACACTGCAGACAGAGGGGAACTGGATGGAGGAAGGGAGTTTTTAACGAAAAAGAAGAGCGCTTCTTCTGGCCTCATAGACACCCGCTGTCTGATCAGGAAGCAGAGCTGGCCGACTGCAAGAAAAAGTGCAGAGAATGTCAGTCAGATCAAAACTGAAAAGTTTGTAAACAGTTTCATTTCTTCCTCAAAAGAAAGATTGAAATAGGGAAGTTCAGGGTCAGACAGAGTCTCATAAATTCTGAGCGGCCTTAATATACTGGCATATATCATTATGCAATGGTTATGGACAATCATGAGAAGAGGTGAATTTTCCAGTAAATTTACAGAAATTACATAATGCTGAGGACATGTATGAAATGTTGAGAAATGTATGAAACAGTTGTTACCTGTTAGGTCTGAAGGAACAAGGTATTTCTTTTTGTCAAGTTCAGGAGCTCGTGACCTTGCAGCTCTCTCCACAATTAtctaaagaaacaaataaataaatatacaactCTCCAAAAACATTCCTTTCAGAGCAATATAATATTCattgaaaattctatcatcactctcatgtcattccatacctgtatgactttctttcttctgtaaaacataaaagaagatatttcaaGAAGTGCCTCATACAGTGGAAGTAAATGGTCACCAAAACTGTtcggttaccaacattcttcaaaatatcttcttttgtgccccacagaagaaagacagaaatacaagtttggaatgacttgagtgtgagtaaatgctaatttttgggtgaagtaaagCACTGAACCATCCTAATAATGCAACTGAAATGTATTCGTGTTTGTTATTATAGTTTCCAACCATGAGACTGACCGGAATTTTATCCGGATGTTTGGCGCGGACTCTTTCCCCCTCCGCTCTCCTGACCTCCAGTGGAACGCTTCGCTGATACTGGCTAGACATCTGAGGGCCGAACAATAACatcaacattaaaatataactaacaaaaacatttcaggCTTCCTCATTTGATACATTAAATCATCTGCCTGATTAGTTATTGGCATTCATACACAGACAGAAATAAACACAGTGTCAGATCTgcatattattaaacattttttattctcTGAATTAGTCAACCATATACTCTAGAAGtaacaaattatttttcatcaaatgctCTGGTCATTCTGCCACCCCACCGTGGGCTCTTCCTCTCCTTTGCCCTCAGTCCAGATGTTGTTCACATATACTTCTGCCATATGTTAAAATTCAAACCATGTGTAATTTTTCTACAAACCTAACACaagcattttttaaagtcaccatgaaatcaaaatggactttttttaatgaaatattgcagtattttattAACGAtatgtttaataattaaatgatccatgcatatcatttttttttttttaaattcatgtgccatcataatctttattcaaaataacttccctctGATGACATGTTCATCGccatgagggcgggacaacctgtcactcaaatgAGATCACAGCTATGAAGGGCTATAACGAATAGAGTAGTCAAAGTTACACACTGTCCGCATTAGTTCATCCTGCACAACTTTACAGATTATTATGGCGTTTCATTGAAGTTTGTGGAAAATGCTTCAGAATCTTCTATTACTGTGGAACTAGACAGACTAGTGATgcctgtttgttttgtttatgttcaccCAAACATCCACTTGTGCCCTGCAGAGAAACCTTACATAATACAGACGTGCACACCCACCCCATTAGAACAGAAATTAAATACTCTCATatgacatttttgcattttgccTTCCTATTTACTTTAATGTCTGAATTGATGAGTGTGTAAAAACATACCAGAGATTTTAGGGTCAATATCAGATCATGTATGCCAAAAATGACTCTGACCTGAGGGTGTCTTTTTCTGTGCCCTAAatagcatcttttttttttactgagcaCTGCAGTTAGAGTTGCACTATATTCCTCACAAACATGTATTACAGTATGTGTAGTGTACTTCTTTTCTGGACAGGCACCATGGTAATTACATGTGCTTACTTGTGTAAATACCATGGTATATGAATATGATAGTTATTCACCACCGTGGTATATACCGTGTAATATCATAATTTTACCATGGTAACGCCATAGCATTTTTTGTAACCGTTGCCTGTATCCGAAACAGTTTGGAAGCCGTGTGACTCTTAGTGGTGTTGCAACAGGGAGTGCTGCAATGCGAAAACATGTCCTCCACAGTAATGCCCGCGCCTGAAACCCTCACACtcataaacaataataatctgcTGCCGTCAGAAAGTACATGATACTGTAAGATAACTGCGCCCATAACAACTGCTGAAGACGCGAGGCCGCGAGTTCACATGATATGatatgagctgctgctccacaCGATCCTTGATCAGGGAACAAAGTGAACTTAGTGCGGGTAACCGCGGGGCTGGTGTCTGACACTTTGAGCCACCACAACTCCACAACCGTTTCCACCATGAAACTAACCTTATCCACATTAAACCTCACACTGGGTGTGCTGATCATTGCGGTAAACACACAGAACATACGTTACCTTGGACGGCTACTGATAGATTCAGTAAGAAGTCAAATGTAACGCCCGTCTTCCCCGCTTGGACGAAGATCAGATGCCCGTATCAGCGCAGAATTTATGTTGGTCTCCAAAATCAATAACTTTATATTATAAATCGCCTTCTATGTTAAAGATGTCGACTGGCCCACTTCTCCCActataacaacaacaaataatgtACCGCCTCATTCTGGAAACTAACCAATGAGAACTATAAAAACAGACTGACATAACGTCTAGCCATTTAGGCGAGAGAGAAGGCGGGATTTGAATGTGTTGACAGTGCTTCTATTGGCCAGAGTGAGCTGTCGCTCAAGTGTCCCCCTAGGTCAGTGGAACCAATCAAAATCGAGCAAAATTAGGCCAATGAAGAGAGCTCTACAGTATCTGTGTTACGTGTCTGACGTGTCCTTTTCTAGGCAAAACCAGCATGTGATTCTGGTTACAACCCAGGACAGAGACTGTATGTTTTTCTTAAACAACACTATGCACGTAAAAGTGTGACATTCGCCATTAACGCCCTAATGGTCTTCttaaaagatatttatttatttgttaaataaataagttagTGTTTTAATTCAGTTTACTAGAACTATCAAACCTGGCGAAAACAAAGTGACAAAAGTAAGCTAGAACACAACTATACaatacacatacagtatacagtTGTATACAACAATACTTGTATCTGACCAGTGGTTGTCACTGATAAGAATTTCCCAGGCTTTATTATGCGCAGTGGCACAACAGTCATTACAGACTGACCCAGAAAGggattcaattcaattcacatttatttgtatagcgcttttcacaatacatatcgtttcaaagcagctttacagagaatgcaagtcaacatcacaatttagagaatgcagttagctaataatgtaatagtttgggcaaataatttacaatccctgttagcagtttaattgaaggtagaagcaatgagctcctggaaataatcaatatatattaacaataattaggatatatagaaatttgggaaagtgcatgttgatccagttGTTGCGTCGTCTGGACttagaggtgccaattcatgtgtgaatatgattcttcatgctctctgaaacattctttcacaattttaaccctgatgaatcatcctggaatatggccatgatacataTTCCTgagcaaaacagaaaaaaatggctGACTGCCACTGAATCCAAAAAGACTGAAGAGGTCtagaaaatacaaaatttatttgatcaattgGATTCAGTGTGCGGTCAGCCATTTTGTCTGTTTTGCTAAAGTATATCTTTTTTGGTTCTACGCACTTGAAGGAAAAGGAAATTTTTTCAACTGAGAGCGCAACAATTTTTTCTGATGCATGATACATATTCcaacatggttgtttaagaaattaaatgcaACACACTCCATCTGTAAGAGTTAAAAGAACCATTGCCAAATAtaagaaacataataatcactgtaataatgatccattcataggtTCTTAAGTATTTACCTATAAAAAtccaaacagtgactttttttttcttcagttttttatcttattttaacGCTtgtttttatcttgtttttagGCCGGGCAGCGtatcttgatttttttcagttgttttatcttattttaatgcttgtttttatcttttttttaattttattttatttaagtcATCTTGAGACCCTCTTGGAAGTTTGTTGAGgcccctggttgagaaccactatTCCTCAGGGATCCTCAAATTAGTATCAGATTTTCCACAATACTTATTTATATCAGTTTGCTTGTTTTGTATATTGTCTGTAATGTTTATTACTGTTCTTATTTATTGCAATATGTTCTGTGTCTATTGTGTGAATTCTGAACCTTGTTTTTGTAATGTACACCTTTTTAAtgatatgtatttattttattgtatgttGTACATAGAATAAATCTTGGGGCTGCTAAGAAATATgggaaatattatatatatatataatcgaTTGTTATAATCGATCGAACTGAATCGATTGTTTTATTATGTTAGAAAGGCCAATTTTGGCCTTCTCTGTGTCGGTTCAGCTGTTCGTGTGCAGAACATTCTGTCGTCCTATCAATGAGAGAAGGTGGCAGAATTTCCGGcgtcatcaccatcatcatcatcttcagccATTTTGTTAGAGGTGTTGACGTTTAACCGTAGAGTTCGGCGAAGTAGTTGATATGGGCTCCAGTATAATCCAAATATCAACTGGAACTTGGTTTATTTAAGGTATTCGGTATTTACTACTGTTAAGCAGCTTTTGTACGCGATTTTCTACAAAACATCCTATTCTGAACGTTAGAACTATTACTTTTCTCATATTTGCGTAGAATTTTCGGACGAGCTAACAGTAGCTAATTCGTTAGCTCTGGCAAAATGGCTGCGAACGCGGCACAGCAAGCCCCGACAACGAATTGGTAAGATTTATACACTTTACAAATCCATATCATCATAGTACACGTCGTTTGCCACACCATTTTGACTTTTAAACGGTTGCCTTTTTACAAATGGAAGACATTAGCAAACATATATGAGGTTAAATGGGTGTAAATATGCGTACATACCCCAAGTGTGTAACGTTAGCGAATTCTTTTGTCACAGTCACTTATGACTTAGTTATTGGTTGAAAACgacatttaaattttagtttaaatgacATTAGAAAATTTAGTCCACATTCAAATTTGTCTC
The sequence above is drawn from the Megalobrama amblycephala isolate DHTTF-2021 linkage group LG13, ASM1881202v1, whole genome shotgun sequence genome and encodes:
- the zgc:92606 gene encoding gamma-aminobutyric acid receptor-associated protein-like 1, yielding MSSQYQRSVPLEVRRAEGERVRAKHPDKIPIIVERAARSRAPELDKKKYLVPSDLTVGQLCFLIRQRVSMRPEEALFFFVKNSLPPSSSPLSAVYEEHHEEDLFLYMTYSNESVYGA